In Acinonyx jubatus isolate Ajub_Pintada_27869175 chromosome B3, VMU_Ajub_asm_v1.0, whole genome shotgun sequence, a genomic segment contains:
- the LRP10 gene encoding low-density lipoprotein receptor-related protein 10, translated as MLPTTLLLLLLGGAVAYPDRIIFPNPACEDPPAVLLEVQGTLQRPLRDSRSSPANCTWLILGSKEQTVTVRFQKLRLACGSERLILRSPLQPQISLCEAPASPLQLPGGNVTITYSYAGARAPVGQGFLLSYSQDWLMCLEEEFQCLNHRCVPLAQRCDRIDACGDGSDEAGCSSDPFPDLTPAPVPTPPCNHTLEDFYGVFSSPGYSHLASGSHPQSCLWLLDPHDGRRLAVRFTALDLGYGDAVHVYDGPGPPKTPRLLRSLTHFSNGKSVTVETLSGQAIVAYHTVAWSHGRGFNATYHVRGYCLPWDRPCGLGTGLGASEGLGERCYSEAQRCDGSWDCADGTDEENCPGCPPGHFPCGPAGTTSTTACYLPADRCNYQTFCADGADERRCRHCQPGNFRCRDEKCVYETWVCDGQPDCADGSDEWDCSYALPRKVITAAVIGSLVCGLLLVIALGCTCKLYAIRTQEYSIFAPLSRMEAEIVQQQAPPSYGQLIAQGAIPPVEDFPTENPNDNSVLGNLRSLLQILRQDMTPGGASGARRRQRGRSMRRLVRRLRRWGLLPRTNPPARNPETRSQVTPSAAPLESLDGNTGPAHEGGAEGGQDGEQAPPLPVKAPLPPTSTSPALPTISEAPGPPPSMSPESSLLSGVVQALRGRLLPSLRPPGPTRTPPEPHTTVLSPEDEDDVLLVPLAEPGVWVVEAEDEPLLA; from the exons ATGCTGCCCaccactctcctcctcctcctcctag GAGGCGCTGTGGCCTATCCAGACCGGATCATTTTCCCAAATCCTG CCTGTGAGGACCCCCCGGCAGTGCTCTTGGAAGTGCAGGGTACCTTACAGAGGCCCCTGCGGGACAGCCGCAGCTCACCTGCTAACTGCACGTGGCTCATCCTGGGCAGCAAGGAGCAGACTGTGACAGTCAG GTTCCAAAAACTGCGCCTGGCCTGTGGCTCAGAGCGCTTAATCCTGCGCTCCCCTCTCCAGCCACAGATCTCCCTGTGTGAGGCACCAGCCAGCCCTCTGCAGCTGCCTGGGGGCAATGTCACCATCACCTACAGCTATGCTGGGGCCAGAGCACCCGTGGGCCAGGGCTTCCTGCTCTCCTACAGCCAAG ATTGGCTGATGTGCCTGGAGGAGGAGTTCCAGTGCCTGAACCACCGCTGTGTGCCCTTGGCCCAGCGCTGCGACAGGATTGATGCCTGTGGCGATGGCTCTGATGAGGCAGGTTGCAGCTCAGACCCTTTCCCTGACCTGACcccagcccctgtccccaccccaccctgcaaTCATACCTTGGAAGACTTTTACGGGGTCTTCTCTTCCCCTGGATACTCACACCTGGCCTCAGGCTCCCACCCCCAGTCCTGCCTCTGGCTGTTGGACCCCCATGATGGCCGGCGCCTGGCAGTGCGCTTCACGGCCCTGGACCTGGGCTATGGAGATGCAGTACATGTGTATGATGGCCCTGGGCCTCCCAAGACCCCTCGGCTACTGCGCAGCCTCACCCACTTCAGCAATGGCAAGTCTGTCACCGTGGAGACGCTGTCTGGCCAGGCCATCGTGGCCTACCACACAGTTGCTTGGAGCCATGGTCGGGGCTTCAACGCCACCTACCATGTGCGAGGCTACTGCTTGCCTTGGGATCGGCCCTGCGGCTTAGGCACTGGCCTGGGGGCTAGTGAGGGCCTCGGTGAGCGCTGCTACAGTGAGGCCCAGCGCTGCGATGGCTCATGGGACTGTGCCGATGGCACGGATGAGGAAAACTGCCCCGGCTGCCCACCTGGACACTTCCCCTGTGGGCCTGCTGGCACAACCAGCACCACAGCCTGCTACCTGCCCGCTGACCGCTGCAACTACCAGACTTTCTGTGCTGATGGAGCAGACGAGAGACGCTGCCGGCACTGCCAGCCTGGCAACTTCCGCTGCCGGGACGAGAAGTGCGTGTATGAAACATGGGTGTGCGACGGGCAGCCAGACTGTGCCGACGGCAGCGATGAGTGGGACTGTTCCTATGCCCTGCCCCGCAAGGTCATTACAGCTGCGGTCATTGGCAGCCTGGTGTGCGGCTTGCTACTGGTCATTGCCCTGGGCTGCACCTGCAAGCTCTATGCCATTCGCACCCAGGAGTACAG CATCTTCGCGCCCCTGTCCCGGATGGAGGCTGAGATTGTGCAGCAGCAGGCCCCACCCTCCTATGGGCAGCTCATTGCCCAGGGTGCCATCCCACCAGTAGAGGACTTCCCTACGGAGAACCCTAATGAT AACTCAGTGCTGGGCAACCTGCGTTCTCTGCTACAGATCTTGCGCCAGGATATGACTCCAGGGGGTGCCTCAGGTGCCCGCCGCCGCCAGAGGGGCCGCTCTATGCGCCGCCTGGTGCGCCGTCTACGCCGCTGGGGCCTGCTTCCTCGAACCAACCCCCCAGCCCGGAACCCAGAGACCAGATCCCAGGTCAcaccctctgctgctccccttgAGTCCCTAGATGGCAACACAGGTCCGGCCCATGAGGGCGGGGCGGAAGGTGGGCAGGATGGGGAACAGGCACCCCCACTGCCCGTCAAGGCTCCCCTCCCACCTACCAGCACATCTCCAGCCCTCCCTACCATCTCTGAGGCCCCAGGGCCACCGCCCTCCATGTCCCCAGAGTCATCACTGCTGTCTGGAGTGGTGCAGGCCCTGCGAGGCCGCCTTCTGCCCAGCCTTCGGCCCCCAGGACCAACCCGGACCCCACCTGAACCCCACACAACAGTCCTGTCCCCAGAGGATGAGGACGATGTGCTTCTGGTGCCACTGGCTGAGCCAGGGGTCTGGGTAGTCGAAGCAGAGGATGAGCCACTGCTTGCCTGA
- the REM2 gene encoding GTP-binding protein REM 2, with amino-acid sequence MHTDLDTDMDTDTETTALCPSGSHQASPPGTPIPETDATLLKKPEKLLAGLDRGGPPPAPGAPRRRGSMPVPYKHQLRRAQAIDELDWPPQASSSGSSDSLGSGEAAPTEQDGIFKVMLVGESGVGKSTLAGTFGGLQGDSAHEPENPEDTYERRIMVDKEEVTLIVYDIWEQGDAGGWLRDHCLQTGDAFLIVFSVTDRRSFSKVPETLLRLRAERPHHDLPVILVGNKSDLARSREVSLEEGRHLAGTLGCKHIETSAALHHNTRELFEGAVRQIRLRRGRSRAGGPRPEWGSPDGPAPPARRESLTKKAKRFLANLVPRNAKFFKQRSRSCHDLSVL; translated from the exons ATGCACACGGACCTCGACACGGacatggacacagacacagaaaccaCAGCACTCTGCCCCTCCGGCAGCCACCAGGCCTCCCCCCCCGGGACGCCCATACCAG AAACAGATGCCACACTGTTGAAGAAGCCAGAGAAGCTGTTGGCAGGGTTGGACCGGGGTGGGCCACCACCAGCCCCAGGGGCACCCAGACGAAGAGGCAGTATGCCTGTTCCCTACAAGCACCAGCTGCGGCGTGCCCAAGCTATAGATGAACTTGACTGGCCACCTCAAGCCTCATCCTCTGGCTCCTCTGACTCCTTGGGCTCGGGGGAGGCAGCCCCCACCGAACAAGATGGCATCTTCAAGGTCATGCTGGTAGGGGAGAGCGGCGTGGGCAAGAGCACCCTAGCAGGCACTTTCGGCGGTCTCCAGGGAGATAGTGCTCATGAGCCAGAGAACCCAG AGGATACCTATGAAAGACGCATCATGGTGGATAAGGAGGAAGTGACTCTAATTGTTTATGACATCTGGGAACAG GGGGACGCAGGGGGCTGGCTGCGGGACCACTGCCTTCAGACCGGGGATGCCTTTCTCATCGTCTTCTCAGTCACCGACCGACGAAGCTTCTCCAAAGTTCCAGAGACCCTACTTCGGCTCCGGGCTGAGAGGCCCCACCACGACCTCCCTGTCATCCTTGTTGGAAACAAGAGCGACCTAGCCCGCTCGCGGGAGGTCTCACTGGAGG AGGGCCGCCACCTGGCAGGGACACTGGGCTGCAAGCACATCGAGACGTCGGCGGCGCTGCACCACAACACGCGGGAGCTCTTCGAGGGCGCGGTGCGCCAGATCCGGCTGCGGCGGGGCCGGAGCCGTGCCGGGGGCCCGCGGCCCGAGTGGGGCAGCCCCGACGGCCCCGCGCCGCCCGCGCGCCGCGAGAGCCTCACCAAGAAGGCCAAGCGCTTCCTTGCCAACCTGGTGCCGCGCAACGCCAAGTTCTTCAAGCAGCGCTCCAGGTCGTGTCACGACCTCTCCGTGCTCTGA